The following are encoded together in the Lathyrus oleraceus cultivar Zhongwan6 chromosome 3, CAAS_Psat_ZW6_1.0, whole genome shotgun sequence genome:
- the LOC127130206 gene encoding uncharacterized protein LOC127130206: protein MEEYETYIYGLEAEIDLRIKILEVFSDSALVISKVKGDWETRDSKLIPYKEHIGKLIPYFDEISFHHISREENQLADALATLASMFKVKWKNEAPSIQIDHLDEPAHCLEIEADPDDKPWSYDIKTFLEKQQYPEGISITDKKALRRLSSKFFLNGDVLYKRNYDFVLLRCMDRHEASTIIRSIHEGCEGVHAKGSAMAKKILRAGYYWTTMEVDCYTL, encoded by the coding sequence atggaagaatatgaaaCATATATCTACGGTTTAGAGGCGGAaattgatttgagaatcaaaatCCTCGAGGTATTCAgtgattcagctctggtaatcagtAAAGTGAAAGGCGACTGGGAGACTCGAGATAGCAAGTTGATACCCTACAAAGAGCATATCGGAAAATTGATCCCTTACTTTGATGAGATCTCCTTTCATCATATTTCTAGGGAAGAAAATCAGTTAGCAGACGCTCTAGCTACGCTGGCTtctatgttcaaagtcaaatggaagaatgaagcaccatcCATCCAAATTGACCACttagatgaaccagcacattGTCTAGAAATTGAGGCTGATCCTGACGATAAGCCTTGGTCCTATGACATAAAGACATTTCTGGAGAAACAACAGTATCCTGAGGGTATATCCATCACCGATAAGAAAGCTCTGAGAAGACTCTCTTCTAAGTTCTTCCTAAACGGTGATGTGCTATATAAAAGGAATTATGATTTTGTattgctcagatgcatggatagacacgaagctagTACAATCATAAGATCCATACACGAAGGTTGCGAGGGTGTACATGCGAAGGGTTCtgctatggccaagaagattctccgggctggttattattggacGACAATGGAGGTTGATTGCTACACTTTGTGA